In the Nocardia asteroides genome, ACGGCCCGATCACGGTGACCGTCCGGCCCGCGTCGACGTGCAGGTCGACGCCGCGCAGGATGTGGGTGCGGCCGAGGGTGAGGTGCAGCCCGGTGCCGGTGAGCGAAGCACTCATGTTCAGCGTCCTTCGGTGATGGCGGCCTGGTCCGCCGGGTCGATGGGCCGGTCCGGGCGGCCGGTGCGCATCCGCCGGTCGATGTAGTTCACCAGGTGCGTGAGCGGGATGGTCAGCAGCAGGTACACGAGCCCGGCGGCGACCAGCGGCGAGAGGTTGCCGGTCTGCGCGTTGAGGTCGCGGCCGACCGCGAAGAGCTCGCGCTGGCTGACCAGCAGGCCCAGGAAGTAGATCAGCGACGAGTCCTTGATCAGCGCGATGAACTGGTTCATCAGCGCGGGCAGCACCCGGCGCACGCCCTGCGGGATGATCACCAGCGTCATGGCCTGCCGGTAGCCGAAGCCGATCGCGCGCGCCGCCTCCAGCTGCCCCGGCTCCACCGACTGGATGCCGGAGCGGAAGATCTCGCCGATGTAGGCCGAGGCGAGCAGCGCCAGCGCCACCGCGCCGAGCCAGTACGGGTTGTTGCCGGTGATATTGCGGACGACGGGGCCGATGCCGAGCCCGATGATCAGGATGATCACCACCGCGGGCAGCCCGCGGAAGATGTCGGTGTAGACCCGGGCCGGCCAGCGCAGCCACCGGGTGCGCGCGATGCCCGCCACCGCGAGCAGCATGCCGATCACCGTGCCGAGCACGCCGGAGACCACGGCGAGGATCAGGGTGTTCGGCAGCCCGGTCTCGAGCAGCTCCGGGAACGCCTGCTTGTACAGCGACCAGTCGAAGAAGGTGTCGCCGAGCTGCTGCAGCGTCGATTTCGGGGCGGCCGCGGCCTGTTCCGGCTGCTCGTTCTGCGCGGCGAGCGCGCGGAAGTCGGGCAGCTCCGGGGTGGGCGCGGCGCGCGAGCCCGGCTTCCAGCCCGGCGGCAGCTCGCGCGGCACCCAGTCCTGGTAGAGCCGGGCGTAGGTGCCATCCGCGATCACCGCGTCCAAGCCGCTGTTCAGGGCGTCGAGCAGGGGCTGGTTGGTCTTGGCGGCGGCGTAGCCGACGAAGTTGTCCAGGCTGAAGGTGTTCTCCGCGACGGTGATCGGGTCACCGGGCGCGATGGCGCCGTCGGCCTGCGCGGAGGGCGCCACCCAGACGTCGACCTGGCCGGATTTCAGGTTCGCGTAGGCGGTGTTGTAGTCCGGGAACTTCACCGGGTCCAGCCCGAGCTGGTTCACCACGAACTCGTCCTGCACGGTGCCCTGCACCACCGCGATCCTGGTGTCCGGCTTCAGGTCGGCGAAGCTCGTTATCGCGCTGCCCGCGGGGGTGACCAGCGAGAAGTAGCCGAAGTCGTAGCCGTTGGTGAAGCCGACGAGCTGGCGCCGTGCGTCGGTGGTGGTGATGTTCGACGAGCCCACGTCGTACCGCCCCGCGGCGACGCTGGCGAGCAGGCCGGAGAAGTCGGTGGTGGCGAAGTCGACGGTCAGCCCGAGCTTGGCGGCGATGGCCTTCAGCAGCTCGTTGTCGAAGCCGGTGACCTGGTTGGCGCTGTTCACGCAGATGCTCGGCGGGGCGTCGGAGAGCGTGCCGACGCTGAGCCTGCCCGGCGTGATCAGCCCCAGCTTGCCGACGTCGATCGAGCTCAGCGGCACCACGTTCGGGGTGGTGTAGCGGTCGGCGCCCGCGCCCTGCGGGGCGGCGAGGTTGGCCGGGGCCGCCGAAGCCGCCGTCGGCCCCGGCGGGGCGCACAGGTCACGGGCCTGGCCGCCGCCGTCGCCCGAGCCGCACCCGCTCAACACGAGCGAGGCGACCGCGAGGACCGCGGCGAGCAGGGCCGACGAGCGCACCGCACGGGAGACCGACATGGGAATCCACCCTAGCCGCGCGGTAGCGAATCACGGGCTATCAGGCGTCTCACAGCGCGAAACCCTTGCGCACCGCGGTCAGGACAGCCCGACCACCGACTCCGGGTTCACCTCGTCCCGCCACCGGATCGCCTCCTCGACCTGGCCCAGGTCGTAATCCGGCCCGCTGGTGCCCACCGTGAAGAGCGTGACGCCAGCCGCGTGGAAATCCTTCGCCCGCTCCACCCCCGGCCACGCCGTCGACTTCTCGATCCGGCCCGCGTCGGTGCCTGCCGCGGCCGCGTGCTCGGCCAGGATATTGCTCTTGCGGGTGAAGGTCTCCAGGTCGCCGAAGCTGTGCCAGATGTTGCCGTACTCGGCCACCAGCCGCAGCGTCTTCTTCTCGCCGCCGCCGCCGATCAACACCGGGATGTGCCTGGTCGGCGCGGGGGTGAGCTTCTTCAGCCTGGCGTCGATCCGGGCCAGCCCGTCCTTCAGCAGCGCGAGGCGACTGCCCGCGGTACCGAACTCGTAGCCGTACTCGTCGTAGTCGCGCTCGAACCAGCCCGCCCCGATGCCGAGGATGAGCCTGCCCCCGCTGATGTGGTCCACCGTGCGCGCCATATCGGCGAGCAGGTCGAAGTTCCGGTAGCCGCCGCCGGTGACCAGCGCCCCCAGCTCCACCCGCTCGGTCTGCTCGGCGATCGCGCCGAGCATGGTCCAGCACTCGAAGTGCGCGCCCTCCGGGTCGCCGGTGAGCGGGTAGAAGTGGTCCCAGTTGAAGACGATGTCCACCCCGGCGTCCTCGGAGCGCAGTACCGCGTCCCGGATGAGCTGGTACTCGGGGGCGTGCTGCGGCTGCAGCTGAACTCCGATGCGAACCGGTCGGCTCATGCTCTGCTCCTCGTCTTCCGTTGGGTGTTCCCGGGGCGAGGCTACCGGCGGGACCCGGTCGCCGCCGGGGGCGCCGCGACCGGACGGGCAGCCTCCCCCGCCGCCGCTGATTTCGGTATGGGCACGCCCGGCCTGGTGATCGCGGGCGCCGAACTCCCGGTGCGCCCGCCGCAGCTGCTGCGCACTCCGGGCGACCGGATCGTGCTCGACGCCTAACTGCGCAGCGCCGCCGACCGCTACTGCCCGATCGAGTGCGAGGTGCTGGTCGGTGCCTCGTAACCGGCCGCGCGGCCGGGGCAGCGCTCGCCGTCCGCCCGCGCACCGGATAGCATCCCGGCGATTCCCCTACTCGGATCGTCCGGCACGTTCCTGCCGGTGAAGGGATGGTCATTCACCGTGGCCACGGTTACTTTCGAACACGCCACCCGGCTCTACCCGGGCAACCCCACCCCCGCCGTCGACCGCCTCGAGCTGGAGATCGCGGACGGGGAGTTCCTCGTTCTGGTCGGCCCGTCGGGCTGCGGCAAGTCCACCTCGCTGCGCATGCTGGCCGGGCTGGAGGAGGTGAGCGACGGGCGCATCCTGATCGGCGCGGACGACGTCACGCACGCCGAGCCCAAGGACCGCGACATCGCGATGGTGTTCCAGAACTACGCGCTCTACCCGCACATGTCGGTCGCGGAGAACATGGGGTTCGCGCTCAAGCTCGCCAAGGTCCCGAAGGAGGAGACGCGGGCCCGGGTGCTGGAGGCGGCCAAGCTGCTCGACCTGGAGCAGTACCTGGAGCGCAAGCCGAAGGCGCTCTCCGGCGGGCAGCGGCAGCGCGTCGCCATGGGCCGGGCGATCGTGCGGCAGCCGCAGGTGTTCCTGATGGACGAGCCGCTCTCCAACCTGGACGCCAAGCTGCGTGTGCAGACCCGCACCCAGATCGCACAGCTGCAGCGGCGGCTCGGCACCACCACGGTCTACGTCACGCACGACCAGGTCGAGGCGATGACCATGGGCGACCGGGTCGCGGTGCTCAAGGACGGCAAGCTGCAGCAGTGCGCGACCCCGCGCGACCTCTACCGCGACCCGGCCAACGTCTTCGTCGCCGGCTTCATGGGCTCGCCCGCCATGAACCTGTTCACCCTCCCGGTCAGCGACGGCGCGGTACACCTCGGCGGCTGCCCGATCCCGGTGCCGCGCTCGGTGACCGACGCCTGCTCCGGCGCGCTCACCGTCGGCATCCGGCCGGAGCACTTCGAGCTCGGCGGCGATTCCGGAATCGCCATGGAGGTGGACGTCGTCGAGGAGCTCGGCTCCGACGCCTACCTCTACGGGCGCACGCTCGGTGATTCGCCGACCGGGGCCAACGAGACCGTCGTGGCAAGGGCGGATTGGCGGAATCCGCCGCCGAAGGGTGCGAAGTTGCAGCTCGGGGTCGGTGCGGAGCACGTGTACTTCTTCGACGCGGCGAACGGGAGCCGGCTCAACTAGGCATCCGGGGCCGGTGGACCGTCGCGCACGGTCCACCGGAACTCCGCGAAACAAGCTGGTATGCGGCGATTGTCAGCGACGCCGCACGAATTCCCTGTTCAACCGAACTCCGATCTCTTCCAGCTCGACCTCCGCACCGGACTCACTGCGCACCTCCACCCGCACCGCCTCCCCGGTCGCCTCCTCGACCAGCAGCAGCGGCGCGGGCCCCTCCTGCAGATACCTGTCCCCCCACTGCATGAGCGCGAGCACAACGGGCAGCAGATCCCGGCCCATCGGGGTGAGCACGTATTCGTGCCTGGTGCGCTGCCCCTCCTCCCGGTACGGCTCCTTGGCGAGCAGCCCGGCGGCGGTCAGTTTGCGCAGCTGCGCGGCTGCGGCGGCGTCGGTGATGCCGACCCGCGCGGCGAACCCGTCGAAGCGGGTGGTGCCGTAGTACGCCTCGCGCATGATCAGGATCGCCGAGCGGGTGCCGACGAGGTCGAGTGCCTTGGCGATCGAGCACTCGGTCGGCCGCCAGGCGGCGAGATCGGCGAGGGGTCCTTCCATCACGGCTGCCATGGCGCACATCATACCCAATCTGACTTGACTCGACTAATGCCAGAGGAGAAACTGGCTATGTCGAGGTAGAGCCAGACGGCTCCCCGGACGGAAGGAAGCACGATGCGAGACGCAGTCATCGTCGAAGCGGTCCGCACTCCGATCGGCAAGGGCAAGCCGACGGGCGCGCTGCACGGGGTACACCCGGTCGATCTGCTCGCCCACTCGCTGCGCGAGGTGGTGCACCGGGCCGGGATCGATCCGGCCCTGGTGGACGACGTCATCGGCGGCGTGGTGACGCAGTCCGGCGAGCAGAGCGTGAACCTCACCCGCAGGGCGGTGCTCGCGGCGGGCTTCCCGGAGTCGGTGCCCGCCACCACCGTCGACCGGCAGTGCGGCAGCAGCCAGCAGGCGGTGCACTTCGCGGCGCAGGGCGTGATCTCCGGCGCCTACGACGTGGTGATCGCGGCCGGGGTGGAGTCCATGAGCCGGGTGCCGATGGGGTCGAGCGTGCTCGGCGCCGACGACATCCTCGGCACCGGCTTCGCCGAGCGCTACCCGGAGGGGCTGGTCGGGCAGGGCATCAGCGCCGAACTGATCGCCGCGCGCTGGGGGCTGAGCCGGACCCGGCTGGACGAGTTCGCCCTGGCCAGCCACGAGAAGGCGGCGCTGGCCACCAAGAACGGCGCCTTCGCGGCCGAGCTCGCGCCGCTCGCCGGGCTCGCCACCGACGAGGGCATCCGCACCGGAAGCAGCCTGGAGCTGCTCGGCGGGCTGCGCCCGGCCTACTACGACGAGGCGATCGCGGCCCGCTTCCCGGAGATCGGCTGGAACATCACGGCGGCCAACGCCAGCCAGATCAACGACGGCAGCGCGGCGGTGCTCATCATGAGCGGCGAGAAGGCCGCCGAGCTCGGGCTCACCCCGCTGGCCCGGCTGCACAGCTTCGCCGTCGTCGGCGACGACCCGCTGCTGATGCTCACCGCCGTCATCCCGGCCACCCGCAAGGTGCTGAGCCGGGCCGGGCTGGAGCTGGCCGACATCGACCTGGTCGAGATCAACGAGGCGTTCGCCGCGGTGGCGCTGGCCTGGGCCGACGACACCGGGGCCGACCTGGCCAAGGTGAACGTCAACGGCGGCGCCATCGCGCTCGGGCACCCGCTCGGCGCGTCGGGCGCCAGGCTCACCACCACGCTGGTGCACGCGCTGCGCGAGCGCGGCGGGCGGTACGGGCTGCAGACCATGTGCGAGGCGGGCGGGCTGGCCAACGCCATGATCCTCGAGACCCTCTGAGGATCAGCGCAGTTCGCTGAGGGCGAGTGCGAATACCAGGCCGAGCAGCCAGGCCTCGACGATCACCGGGACGGCGACCGCGGGGCCCCAGCCGATCGGCCTGCCGTACCGCACTCGCTCCCACACGTGCGCGACCGCGACCACCGCCCCGAACACCAGCCCGCCCCAGGCGATCAGCGCGGCGGGCCACACCTCGCCGAGGCCGTCCCCGCGCTCGTCGGCGAAGAGCCCGTAGAGCGGGACCAGCGCGACGGCGAGCCCGGCGACCAGCAGCGCGATCAGCACGGCCGCGACCGTGCGCAGCAGGTCGAGCGGCGAGGCCGGGCGGGGGTCGCGCCACTCCGGGCGCCGGGAGGCGAAATCGAACCACCGAGCCATGCCTCCCCCTTCACCCCCTCCAGCGTGCCGCCGGAATGCCCGCCGCGCAGCCGGATCAGCTCAGCCCGCCGGAAACGATCCCGATACCGATGCCGAACCCGCCGACGACGAGCGCCAGCGAGAGCACACCCCAGACCCACATGGGCCAGCGCTGCCAGGCGGCGATCGGGAGCATGACGGCGCCGACCAGGACCCCGAGCCCGGCGCCGCCCCAGGAGACGATCATGCCGGTGCCGATGAAATCGCAGTCCCGGCCGAGGGTGCACGAGTCGGCGGCGAAGGCGAAGAACATGGTGGCGAAGACCGAGCAGAGCGCGAGCAGGAAGGCGAGGGCGTAGAGCACGATGGCGATCGCGGTGTCGGCCGCGTTCAACGGGCGCCGGCCCGGCGGGGGCGGCGGGGGCGGCCGGCCGTAGTCGAACCGCGGTTCGTGCGGAGCTGGGTAGGCGGTGGTCATGGGAAGATCTTCGCAGGTGAGGGGGCTCGGGGGGAGGTAAGCGACGGGCGCCGGCCCGGTCACGCCGAGATTCCCGCCGAGACGATGCGGTAGCCGATGAGGAAACCGCCGATGACGAGGATCAGCGGGACGACGCCCCAGATCCAGAGCGGCCGGCGGCGCCAGGCGGCGATCGGCAGCATGACGGCGCCGACCAGGACGCCGAGCCCGGCGCCGCCCCAGGAGGCACCCATCCCCGAGCCGACGTAGTCGCAGCTCTTGCCGCCGTAGCTGCAGGAATCGGCGGCGAAGGCGAAGAAGATCGTCGCATAGGCGGAGCAGGCCGCCAGCACGAGCGCGACGAAGTACAGCACGATGCCGAGCGTCACGTCGAGCGGGTCGAGCTCCTTCTTCACGTGCGGCGAGGGCGGCGGAGGTGGCGCGGCGCCGTACCGCGGGTCGGGGTAGGCGGTGGTCATGCATCGATATTCGGCGCGGACCGGGCTGCCGGGTACCGGGAAACTACTCGAGTGCGTCCAGGGGTTTCCGGCGCTGCGGCAGAATTCCGGCATGCTGGTTTACGCGATCCCGCTGCGCACCCGGTTCCGCGGCATCACCGTGCGCGAGGGCATGCTGCTGGAGGGCCCGCGCGGCTGGGGCGAGTTCTGCCCGTTCCCGGAGTACGACGACCGCGAGGCGGCGAACTGGCTGGCCACCGCGCTGGAGCAGGCGAACGACGGGTGGCCCGAGCCGGTGCGCACGCGGATTCCGGTGAACTGCATCGTGCCGGCCGTCGATCCGGAGCGGGCGCGCCGCATCGTCGCCGAATCCGGCTGCGGCACCGCCAAGGTGAAGGTCGCCGACCACCCGGACTCGCTCGGGGAGGACATCGCGCGGGTCGAGGCGGTGCGGGACGCGCTCGGGCCGGGCGGCGCGGTGCGGATCGACGCGAACGCGGTGTGGGACGTCGACACCGCGGTCACCCGGATCCGTGCGCTGGAGCGGGCCGCGGGCGGGCTGGAGTACGCGGAGCAGCCGTGCCGCACGATCGAGGAGCTGGCCGCGGTGCGCCGCCGGGTCGGGGTGCCGATCGCGGCGGACGAATCCATCCGGCGCGCGGAGGACCCGCTGCGGGTCGCGGTGGCGGGGGCCGCCGATATCGCGGTGATCAAGTGCACGCCGCTGGGCGGGGTGCGCCGGGCGCTGCGGGTGGCCGAGGCGGCCGGGCTGCCGTGCGTGGTGTCGTCGGCGCTGGAGACCGGGGTGGGGTTGGGCGCGCAGCTGGCGCTGGCCGGGGCGCTGCCGGAGCTGACGCACGCCTGCGGGCTCGGCACCGGGGCGCTGTTCACCGGCGACGTGCTGGCCGAGCCGGTGCTGCCGGTGGACGGATTCCTCGCGGTGCCCGCCGCGCCGCCGGTGCCGGATCCGGAGCTGCTCGAGCGCTACCGGCACCCGGACCCGGAGCGCACCCGGTGGTGGATCGAACGCCTGGAGCGGGTGCGCGCGCTGCTCTGATCCGGGCAGATACTCGCGGTGCACCGGACAGTTCCGGACAGATCGGTCACCGGTCCCGCCGGCCGAGCGGCGCCCGCGGCCGAGCGAGGACCCTCCGGTGGCAGGCACGCCGGTTCGGGGCGCGCCCTTCACCCGATACCGGCACCCGTTCCGAGCAGCGCGGAGCGCAGCAGCAAGGCCGCCTCCGGCCCGACCACGCCGTCCAGCAACGTCAGGTAGCGGGCGCAGAAGGCGGGGCCGTGCGCGGGCTCGGCGGGTTCGGGCGGCGCCAGGTGGTGCGCGAGTTCGTGCAGCACCACCAGTTCGCGCAGCGCCCACACCCGCCCCACCGGCACCGCGAGCACCGCGCCATCGGGTTCGTAGTGCGCCGCGCCCGCCCCGCGCCTGGCCCGCACCCGCACCGGAACGGCCGCCCGCGGCCACTGCGCGCGCACCCAGTTCAACGCCAGCACCCGCTCGACGTACCCGGCCACCGACTCCACCGACCCGAACCGCCGTTCCACCGGCAGCGTGAGCTGCGACCCGAAGACCTCGACGGTGCGGTTGCCGAACTCGTCGGCCCGCTCGAAGGCTCCCCGCACGAGCTGCTCCGCGTCGTAGACGGCACCCCGCTGGCTGTCGCGCGGGGTCACGGCGCGGGTAGCTCGCCGCGCGGGGCGCCCAGCTCGGGTGCGGGGCCGAGCCGCGCCGCCCGGCCCGCGCGATCACCGGCCCGGCGCGCGTCCGCGGACGGGGTGAGCGAGGCCGCCGCACCGCGCCAGGTGCCGCGCGCCTCGGAGGTCCTGCTGTAGAAGTCGGTGAGCTCGAGTTCCTTCTCGCGCAGTGCGATCGCGGTGCCGGGCGAACCGGCCTCGGCAGGCGCATCGGCCTCCCGCACCACCTCGGCCTTGACCTCGGCGAGCCGCTTGCCGACCCGGGCCGCGAACGCCGCCTGGAAGTTCAGCCGGGCGGTGACCGGGGCGACCGGCGCGGCGACCCGGCGGCGCACGGTGCGCCCGAGCCGCCGCTCCACCACCACCTTCTCGACGGTGGCCGAGCGGTAGCCGCCGGACTTGATGTACTGGTCGCTCGCCCGCACCATCTGCACCAGCAGGCTGCTGTAGAGCGCCTCGCAGACGTCGATATCACCGGCGAAGCCGTAGGCGTAGACCTGGGTCGAGGTGCGCGCGACATCGCAGCGCACATCGTTGGCCGCGGCGATCGCGACGAACAGTTGAACGTACGTGCGCAGACCTTTCCGGCCCGGCTCGCCGATCAGAATCACCCGCTGGATCGGCGCGGCGCGGCGCTGCCTGCCCGCCACGTGCGCCCGCGCGACCGCGAGGTCGATCGCCGAGCGGGTGGCCAGCCGCTGCGCGGCGGCCAGGAACGCCTCGGCCTCGTGCTCGTTGTCGGTGGACTCGGCCTGGCGCAGCAGCCCGCCGATCCGGGTGAGCATCCGGTCCGGGACCGCGTTCGGCGAAGTCATCCCGGCCAGCCTAGCGAGCCGGCCGAAGGGGGAACGCGCTCCAGCGCTTCCGATGAACACCATGTATCTTGCCTTGTGCGTCGGCTGATGTGCCGCCGCTCACGTCTCGACCCGGGAGTGTTCGTGATGGCTTTGCCGCAGGTGTCGTCCCTCCGTTCGTCGCTGGTGCCGCGGGCGTCGCTGGCGATCGCCGCCGCGGCGCTGCTCACGGCGACGTTCGCGTCGGCCTGCTCCAGTGGTGACGGTGGCAACCCGACCTCGGAGAATCTCGACGGCCGCGGCCCGATCACCTACGTGGAGGGCAAGGACACCACCGAGACCGGGGTGGTGAAGCAGATCATCGAGCGCTGGAACGCCACCCACCCGAACGAGCAGGTGACGTTCAAGGAGCAGTCCAACGACGCCAACCAGCAGTACGACGACCTGGTCGAGCACATGCGCTCGAAGCAGTCCGGGTACGACGTCGTCGCGCTGGACGTCCCGTGGACCGCGGAGTTCGCGGCCAAGGGCTGGATCCAGCCGCTGAAGGACACCTTCGCGATCGACACCGCCGCGCTGCTCTCGCCGACGGTCGCGAGCGCCACCTACAACGGCACGCTGTACGCGGCGCCGCGGAACACCAACGGCGGCCTGCTCTTCTACCGCAAGGACCTGGTGCCGACCCCGCCGCGCACCTGGACCGAGATGCTCGCCCAGTGCCAGGTGGCGCGGGACAACAACATCGGCTGCTACGCCGGCCAGCTGGCCCCCTACGAGGGCCTCACGGTGAACACCGCCGAGGTGATCAACGCCTACGGCGGCACCTTCGTCGGCCCGGACGGCAAGACCCCGACGGTGGACAGCCCGCAGGCCCGCACCGGCCTGAACACGCTGGTCGACGCCTACAAGAAGGGCGACATCCCGCGCGAGGCGATCACCTTCAAGGAGCCGGAGAGCGGCAACGCCTTCGCCAACGGCAACCTGCTCTTCCTGCGCAACTGGCCGTACTTCTTCGGCGAGGCGGGCGGCGACGCATCGCAGGTCAAGGAGAAGTTCGGGGTGGCCCCGCTGCCCGGTGAGAACGGCGTCGGCGCCTCGACGCTCGGCGGCTACAACGCCGCGATCAGCGCCTTCTCCAAGAACAAGGCGACCTCGCTCGACTTCCTCCGCTTCCTGATCTCGGAGGAGGCGCAGCAGATCGTCGCCTCCGGCGCGCTGCCCTCGGTGCGCGCGTCGATGTACGACGACCCGGCCCTGATCGCGCAGATGCCGTACCTGCCCGCGCTCAAGGAGTCGATCGCGAGCGCGGTGCCGCGCCCGGTCACCCCGTTCTACTCCGCCGTGTCGAAGGCCGTGCAGGACAACGCCTACGCCGCGCTGAACGGCACCAAGTCGGTGGACGACGCGATCATCGGCATGCAGAAGGGCATCGAGACCGCCGGTAACTGACCGGCTCGAGCACGCCCGGCGTAGCGAAACCCGTAGGAGAGAGAACGTGTCGGATCCTTCGGGAACGGCCACCCTGGTCGAGGAAAAGCCATCCGGGGAACGCGAACCCGGCTTCGGCGCGGCGCTGGCCACCGAGTGGCGCAAGTCCCGCCGGGCCTGGCTGTTCGTGCTCCCGGTGCTGACCGCGCTCACCGTGGTCATCGGTTACCCGGTGTTCCGGGCGCTCTGGATGTCCTTCCAGAAGGACCCGGGGCTGGACAAGGCCACCGGCATGTTCGTCGAGGGCGGCGGCGCCGGCTTCACGAACTACACGCACTGGCTGCTGCAGCAGTGCCAGGCCGCGGGCGGGCTGGTGCCGTGCCCGACCGGAACGCTCGGCTCGCAGTTCTGGATGGCGGTCGGCGTCACGTTCTTCTTCACCGTGGTCACCGTCTCGCTGGAGGTGGTGCTCGGGCTGGCGATGGCCGTGGTGATGGGCAAGACCTTCCGCGGCCGGGCGCTGCTGCGCGCCGCGGTGCTCATCCCGTGGGCCATTCCGACCGCCGTCACCGCGCGGCTCTGGGAGTTCATGTTCCAGTACGACGGCGTGGTGAACCGGCTCCTCGGCACCGAGATCCTCTGGACCTCGGACGCCTGGCCGGCCCGCTTCGCGGTGATCGCGGCCGACGTCTGGAAGACCACGCCGTTCATGGCGCTGCTGCTGCTCGCCGGGCTGCAGGTGATCCCGGCC is a window encoding:
- a CDS encoding ABC transporter substrate-binding protein/permease, which encodes MSVSRAVRSSALLAAVLAVASLVLSGCGSGDGGGQARDLCAPPGPTAASAAPANLAAPQGAGADRYTTPNVVPLSSIDVGKLGLITPGRLSVGTLSDAPPSICVNSANQVTGFDNELLKAIAAKLGLTVDFATTDFSGLLASVAAGRYDVGSSNITTTDARRQLVGFTNGYDFGYFSLVTPAGSAITSFADLKPDTRIAVVQGTVQDEFVVNQLGLDPVKFPDYNTAYANLKSGQVDVWVAPSAQADGAIAPGDPITVAENTFSLDNFVGYAAAKTNQPLLDALNSGLDAVIADGTYARLYQDWVPRELPPGWKPGSRAAPTPELPDFRALAAQNEQPEQAAAAPKSTLQQLGDTFFDWSLYKQAFPELLETGLPNTLILAVVSGVLGTVIGMLLAVAGIARTRWLRWPARVYTDIFRGLPAVVIILIIGLGIGPVVRNITGNNPYWLGAVALALLASAYIGEIFRSGIQSVEPGQLEAARAIGFGYRQAMTLVIIPQGVRRVLPALMNQFIALIKDSSLIYFLGLLVSQRELFAVGRDLNAQTGNLSPLVAAGLVYLLLTIPLTHLVNYIDRRMRTGRPDRPIDPADQAAITEGR
- a CDS encoding LLM class F420-dependent oxidoreductase codes for the protein MSRPVRIGVQLQPQHAPEYQLIRDAVLRSEDAGVDIVFNWDHFYPLTGDPEGAHFECWTMLGAIAEQTERVELGALVTGGGYRNFDLLADMARTVDHISGGRLILGIGAGWFERDYDEYGYEFGTAGSRLALLKDGLARIDARLKKLTPAPTRHIPVLIGGGGEKKTLRLVAEYGNIWHSFGDLETFTRKSNILAEHAAAAGTDAGRIEKSTAWPGVERAKDFHAAGVTLFTVGTSGPDYDLGQVEEAIRWRDEVNPESVVGLS
- a CDS encoding ABC transporter ATP-binding protein encodes the protein MATVTFEHATRLYPGNPTPAVDRLELEIADGEFLVLVGPSGCGKSTSLRMLAGLEEVSDGRILIGADDVTHAEPKDRDIAMVFQNYALYPHMSVAENMGFALKLAKVPKEETRARVLEAAKLLDLEQYLERKPKALSGGQRQRVAMGRAIVRQPQVFLMDEPLSNLDAKLRVQTRTQIAQLQRRLGTTTVYVTHDQVEAMTMGDRVAVLKDGKLQQCATPRDLYRDPANVFVAGFMGSPAMNLFTLPVSDGAVHLGGCPIPVPRSVTDACSGALTVGIRPEHFELGGDSGIAMEVDVVEELGSDAYLYGRTLGDSPTGANETVVARADWRNPPPKGAKLQLGVGAEHVYFFDAANGSRLN
- a CDS encoding winged helix-turn-helix transcriptional regulator, producing the protein MMCAMAAVMEGPLADLAAWRPTECSIAKALDLVGTRSAILIMREAYYGTTRFDGFAARVGITDAAAAAQLRKLTAAGLLAKEPYREEGQRTRHEYVLTPMGRDLLPVVLALMQWGDRYLQEGPAPLLLVEEATGEAVRVEVRSESGAEVELEEIGVRLNREFVRRR
- a CDS encoding thiolase family protein, with the translated sequence MRDAVIVEAVRTPIGKGKPTGALHGVHPVDLLAHSLREVVHRAGIDPALVDDVIGGVVTQSGEQSVNLTRRAVLAAGFPESVPATTVDRQCGSSQQAVHFAAQGVISGAYDVVIAAGVESMSRVPMGSSVLGADDILGTGFAERYPEGLVGQGISAELIAARWGLSRTRLDEFALASHEKAALATKNGAFAAELAPLAGLATDEGIRTGSSLELLGGLRPAYYDEAIAARFPEIGWNITAANASQINDGSAAVLIMSGEKAAELGLTPLARLHSFAVVGDDPLLMLTAVIPATRKVLSRAGLELADIDLVEINEAFAAVALAWADDTGADLAKVNVNGGAIALGHPLGASGARLTTTLVHALRERGGRYGLQTMCEAGGLANAMILETL
- a CDS encoding o-succinylbenzoate synthase, encoding MLVYAIPLRTRFRGITVREGMLLEGPRGWGEFCPFPEYDDREAANWLATALEQANDGWPEPVRTRIPVNCIVPAVDPERARRIVAESGCGTAKVKVADHPDSLGEDIARVEAVRDALGPGGAVRIDANAVWDVDTAVTRIRALERAAGGLEYAEQPCRTIEELAAVRRRVGVPIAADESIRRAEDPLRVAVAGAADIAVIKCTPLGGVRRALRVAEAAGLPCVVSSALETGVGLGAQLALAGALPELTHACGLGTGALFTGDVLAEPVLPVDGFLAVPAAPPVPDPELLERYRHPDPERTRWWIERLERVRALL
- a CDS encoding TIGR04338 family metallohydrolase; this encodes MTPRDSQRGAVYDAEQLVRGAFERADEFGNRTVEVFGSQLTLPVERRFGSVESVAGYVERVLALNWVRAQWPRAAVPVRVRARRGAGAAHYEPDGAVLAVPVGRVWALRELVVLHELAHHLAPPEPAEPAHGPAFCARYLTLLDGVVGPEAALLLRSALLGTGAGIG
- a CDS encoding DUF2786 domain-containing protein, with protein sequence MTSPNAVPDRMLTRIGGLLRQAESTDNEHEAEAFLAAAQRLATRSAIDLAVARAHVAGRQRRAAPIQRVILIGEPGRKGLRTYVQLFVAIAAANDVRCDVARTSTQVYAYGFAGDIDVCEALYSSLLVQMVRASDQYIKSGGYRSATVEKVVVERRLGRTVRRRVAAPVAPVTARLNFQAAFAARVGKRLAEVKAEVVREADAPAEAGSPGTAIALREKELELTDFYSRTSEARGTWRGAAASLTPSADARRAGDRAGRAARLGPAPELGAPRGELPAP
- a CDS encoding ABC transporter substrate-binding protein, with translation MALPQVSSLRSSLVPRASLAIAAAALLTATFASACSSGDGGNPTSENLDGRGPITYVEGKDTTETGVVKQIIERWNATHPNEQVTFKEQSNDANQQYDDLVEHMRSKQSGYDVVALDVPWTAEFAAKGWIQPLKDTFAIDTAALLSPTVASATYNGTLYAAPRNTNGGLLFYRKDLVPTPPRTWTEMLAQCQVARDNNIGCYAGQLAPYEGLTVNTAEVINAYGGTFVGPDGKTPTVDSPQARTGLNTLVDAYKKGDIPREAITFKEPESGNAFANGNLLFLRNWPYFFGEAGGDASQVKEKFGVAPLPGENGVGASTLGGYNAAISAFSKNKATSLDFLRFLISEEAQQIVASGALPSVRASMYDDPALIAQMPYLPALKESIASAVPRPVTPFYSAVSKAVQDNAYAALNGTKSVDDAIIGMQKGIETAGN
- a CDS encoding carbohydrate ABC transporter permease, producing MSDPSGTATLVEEKPSGEREPGFGAALATEWRKSRRAWLFVLPVLTALTVVIGYPVFRALWMSFQKDPGLDKATGMFVEGGGAGFTNYTHWLLQQCQAAGGLVPCPTGTLGSQFWMAVGVTFFFTVVTVSLEVVLGLAMAVVMGKTFRGRALLRAAVLIPWAIPTAVTARLWEFMFQYDGVVNRLLGTEILWTSDAWPARFAVIAADVWKTTPFMALLLLAGLQVIPADVYEAAKVDGASAWQRFVHITLPLLKPALLVAVLFRTMDALRMFDLPAIMTLGNPATKTLSILVVEQVRQGPNSAAALSTITFLMIFAVAFVLVKVLGANAVRTQEEQRKA